In one window of Paraburkholderia phymatum STM815 DNA:
- a CDS encoding transporter, which produces MQVSAQELEPRAYSPAPVGTNFVGLTYSWLGGQVLVDSSLPISDVHANINSASAAYVHVFNLAGRAASLAVLAPFISGDISGNVFDAPNRVHRAGLGDLRFRLSIDLLGGPALTPEEFARRTPDTIIGTSLMVIAPTGQYESAHLVNVGSNRWAFKPEVGVSQPLGNWFAEATAGVWFFTDNTSFLGSKRRSQAPLGVLQLHGGYLFRPGLWLAADAGFYTGGATSVNGITNDDAQNNARYGLTLSLPITRDWSAKLAVSNGFMVRAGGNYKSISLTLQYRWFNR; this is translated from the coding sequence ATGCAGGTATCGGCTCAGGAACTCGAGCCGCGCGCCTATTCACCCGCTCCCGTCGGCACCAACTTCGTTGGACTCACGTATTCGTGGCTGGGAGGACAGGTCCTCGTCGATTCGTCATTGCCCATCAGCGATGTCCATGCAAACATCAATTCTGCATCCGCTGCATACGTGCACGTATTCAACCTTGCCGGCCGCGCCGCTTCGCTTGCCGTACTCGCGCCGTTCATTAGCGGCGACATCTCCGGCAACGTCTTCGACGCACCGAATCGAGTGCATCGCGCCGGCCTGGGTGATCTCCGATTCAGGCTTTCGATCGATCTGCTCGGTGGTCCTGCACTGACTCCAGAAGAATTCGCACGCCGCACACCGGACACGATCATCGGCACGAGCCTGATGGTCATTGCGCCGACGGGACAATATGAATCGGCGCATCTTGTGAACGTCGGCAGTAATCGATGGGCATTTAAACCGGAGGTCGGCGTTTCGCAGCCGCTCGGCAACTGGTTCGCTGAAGCGACAGCGGGCGTCTGGTTTTTCACGGATAACACGTCGTTTCTCGGCAGCAAGCGACGTAGTCAGGCGCCGCTCGGCGTGCTCCAGCTGCATGGCGGATACCTGTTCCGCCCGGGGTTGTGGTTGGCCGCCGATGCGGGCTTCTATACGGGCGGGGCGACCTCCGTCAACGGGATCACCAACGACGACGCTCAAAACAATGCGCGCTATGGACTGACGCTTTCGCTTCCGATAACGCGCGACTGGTCAGCCAAGCTCGCCGTGTCAAACGGCTTTATGGTCAGAGCGGGAGGAAACTACAAGTCCATCTCCCTGACACTGCAATATCGGTGGTTCAACCGCTAA
- the arcD gene encoding arginine-ornithine antiporter, whose protein sequence is MSDSVSQPASGSKVSPSSASAAAPRLHLGALTALVVGSMIGGGIFSLPQNMAVSAGAGAVLIGWAITAVGMLTLAFVFQTLANRKPELDGGVYIYAKQGFGDYMGFSSAWGYWISAWLGNVGYFVLLFGTFGYFFPVFGEGNTPVAIACASVLLWGVHFLVLQGIKEAAFVNMVTTIAKVVPIVLFIVICAFAFNAHFFANDFFGLNTPKLGSVANQVRGTMLVTVWVFIGIEGASIFSARAEKRTDVGKATIMGFIGVLLVLVLVNVLSLGIMARPDLAALQNPSMAGVLEHVVGHWGAILISVGLVISLLGALLSWVLLCAEIIFSAARDNTMPSFVRKENAKKVPANALWLTNGLTQAFLLITLFSKGTYLSLIYLATSMILLPYFWSAAYALRVAWRRETYEQEPAQRNKDLVVATIAVIYAVWLLYAGGLKYVLLSALLYAPGAVLFAKAKRETGQPVFTLMEKLVFAAVVAGALVAAFGLYKGFLTL, encoded by the coding sequence ATGTCTGATTCAGTGTCTCAACCCGCATCCGGCTCGAAGGTGAGTCCGTCTAGTGCATCCGCGGCCGCTCCCAGGCTGCATCTCGGCGCACTGACAGCGCTGGTGGTGGGCTCCATGATCGGAGGCGGCATCTTCTCGTTGCCGCAGAACATGGCTGTCAGCGCCGGCGCGGGCGCGGTGCTGATCGGATGGGCAATTACTGCCGTGGGCATGCTGACACTGGCCTTCGTGTTCCAGACGCTCGCGAATCGCAAGCCCGAACTCGATGGCGGCGTGTATATCTACGCGAAGCAAGGGTTCGGCGACTATATGGGCTTCTCGTCGGCGTGGGGCTACTGGATCAGCGCATGGCTCGGGAACGTCGGCTACTTCGTCCTGCTGTTCGGCACCTTCGGCTACTTCTTTCCGGTTTTCGGCGAAGGCAATACGCCCGTCGCGATCGCCTGCGCCTCGGTGTTGCTGTGGGGCGTTCATTTCCTCGTGCTGCAGGGCATCAAGGAAGCCGCGTTCGTGAACATGGTGACGACAATCGCCAAGGTCGTGCCAATCGTTTTATTCATCGTGATCTGCGCATTTGCGTTCAACGCACACTTTTTCGCGAACGACTTTTTCGGCCTGAACACGCCAAAACTCGGGAGCGTAGCGAATCAGGTGCGAGGCACGATGCTCGTGACAGTCTGGGTTTTTATCGGCATCGAAGGCGCCAGCATTTTCTCTGCACGCGCAGAAAAACGGACGGACGTCGGCAAGGCGACGATCATGGGGTTCATTGGCGTACTGCTCGTTCTCGTACTCGTCAACGTGCTGTCGCTCGGGATCATGGCGCGACCTGATCTTGCCGCGCTGCAGAACCCGTCGATGGCTGGGGTGCTCGAGCATGTCGTGGGTCACTGGGGTGCAATTCTGATCAGTGTCGGCCTCGTCATTTCGCTGCTGGGCGCCCTGCTCTCGTGGGTTCTGCTTTGCGCCGAGATCATCTTTTCGGCTGCAAGGGACAACACGATGCCGAGCTTCGTGCGCAAGGAAAATGCGAAGAAGGTTCCAGCGAATGCGCTGTGGCTTACCAACGGCCTGACGCAGGCATTCCTGCTCATCACGCTTTTCTCCAAAGGGACCTACCTCTCGCTGATCTATCTGGCAACTTCAATGATCCTGTTGCCCTACTTCTGGTCCGCGGCTTATGCGTTGCGCGTCGCATGGCGCCGCGAAACGTATGAGCAGGAGCCCGCCCAACGCAACAAGGACCTGGTGGTGGCAACCATCGCGGTGATCTATGCCGTGTGGCTGCTCTACGCGGGTGGACTCAAGTATGTGTTGTTGTCGGCGCTTTTATATGCCCCCGGCGCCGTGCTGTTTGCCAAGGCGAAGCGCGAAACCGGGCAACCCGTGTTCACGCTGATGGAAAAGCTGGTCTTCGCCGCGGTCGTGGCAGGAGCACTGGTGGCGGCATTCGGCCTTTACAAGGGCTTCCTCACGCTCTGA